GAGTTGGGAGAAATTGAAACAGTACTGAGCCAACATGACAATGTGCAAGTATCTTGCGTCATTCTCCGTGAAGATACCCCAGGTGAGAAGCGGTTAGTTGCCTACGTGGTGCCGCAAAAACAAATGACACTCACAACAGGCGAACTGCGTCAGTTCCTTGCTAATAAACTGCCTCTCTACATGGTGCCCCAAGCTTTTGTCATCCTGGAGTCCCTACCTTTAACACAAAACGGTAAAGTAGACCACCGTGCATTAAGAGCAATTTCTCACACCAATAACTTAAAAAAATTTGTTGAACCCCGTAACCAATTAGAACTGCAACTCGTACAAATCTGGTCAAAAATTCTTAAGGTTGACTTGGTGGGAGTACAAGATAACTTTTTTGACCTTGGCGGTCATTCCCTTTTAGCTCCTTACTTAATGGCTCAAATTCAGCAGCAGTTTGGGAAAGATTTGCCCTTAACAACCCTTTTTCAAAATCCAACTATTGAACAGTTGGCGACAATTGTGGAAAACGACTCGGGTTACTCTGATTCGTCTTGTTTGGTAGCAATTCAGCCAAACGGTTCAAACTTACCTTTCTTCTGCGTTCCAGGCGCTGGTGGCAAACCTTTCTACTTCTATCACTTAGGGCGTTATTTAGGGATAGACCAACCGTTATATAGTTTTGAAAATAATCTATATGAATTAGAGCCAGCCCCCCGACTTGAAGATATAGCGAGTCATTACATTCAAGCAATGCAAGCTGTACAACCGCAAGGTCCATACTTTTTGGGAGGGCATTCTTATGGAGGTAACGTCGCTTATGAAATGGCGACTCAATTGGTTGAAAAGGGACATGAGGTTGCTCTACTGGTCATGATTGATGCATCTGCATCAACCTATAAAGACAAGCAATTCCTTGCTGATTATATTGATTGGGATGATGCTAGGTGGTTAGCTGAGGTGAGCAAACAAATAAAACTTTATTTAGAAAAAAACGTCGATGTTTCCTACGATACTCTCCAAACTTTGACTACGGAGGAGCAACTAAAATACGTTTTACACTATTTCAAAATGGCTAATATGTTGCCTCCTAATGCTCAAACTACGCAGCTTCAAAATATCGTACAAACTTATAAAACTAGCTGTTTATGTCTAGTTGATTATGTACCAAAACAGATTTATCCTGGTAAACTTACGCTTATACGAGCCAATGAAGATCTCTCGGAAGACCCTAATAGTCATTTAATTGCTGAGGATTCACAGGACTTATCCTTGGGCTGGAGCGAGTTTTGTACCGAACCAGTGGATATCCATTTTTTACTAGGCAATCATATCACGATTATGGCTGAACCCCATGTCCAGGTTTTAGCCGAACGGCTGAAAGCTTGCATTGAGGAAGTGAGGGAGTGAGGGAGTGAGGGAGTGAGGGAGTGAGGGAGTGAGGGCAAGAACGATACCCAATGACAAATGACAAATGACAAATGACAAATAAGTGAGTAAAAATGGATAAAATCGAATACATTAACCAATTTGACAGTTTAATTTTAAATCCGGAGACTAGAAAGATATACGGTCAAAAAGAGTTTTTCAATGTAGGTTATTGGCTCTCGGATACTCAGAATCAGGAGGAAGCCTGTTTTAACCTGATGGAAAAGCTTTTAGCATTTATTCCAGAAAAGAAGGGCACTATCCTTGATGTTGGCTGCGGTTTGGGAGCAACTACCGGTTATCTACTCAAGTATTACTCGCCCCCTGACGTTGTTGGCATTAATATTTCCACTAAGCAACTCGAAAGAAGTGCAGTTAACGCTCCCGGCTGTAACTTAATTTGCATGGATGCCGTGCAGATGGAATTTGAGGATAATTTTTTCGATAACATTATATGTGTTGAAGCAGCATTCTACTTTGATACCAGGGAGCAGTTTCTCAAAGAGGCAGCTCGTGTATTGAAGCCGGGGGGCAATCTGATTCTCTCTGATATCATCTTTGAAAATACACAGTATTTCGGTGATTGGATTGTGACTCCAAAAAATATTGTCAAAGATATTGAGGAGTATAAACATCTTTACCAACAGACAGGATTTCAACTCTTAGAATTTGTAGATTTAACAGATGAATGTTGGAAAAACCACTTCCGCTTTCTAAAATCTTGGTTTGTAAAAGAATTTGAAGTGGGAGATGTAGATGAAGAAACTTATCAGGTAAATGTGGGTGCTATAGATGGTTTGCTAAATACTTCATCTATAGGTTATTTGTTAGTTTCAGCAAAGAAGCCAGTAAAAGTTATTTGATACATAACGGTTTTCTTGATTGAAAAATAGATTGCATACTTTTAGGAGGCAAAACAATGTTTCAGTTGCTATCAGGCAAGAAAGTGGTGATTATTGGCATCAGTTCAGGAGTCGATCTGGCGATCGCCCAAAAAATGGTAGAAGTGGGGGCAAAAGTTATACTTTCCCACTCATCTCAAGAAAAATTAAATGAGGCGATGGCGTTGATTTCTGGAGAAATTGAGGGCAAAACTGTTAATGTGTTGAATGAGGATTCAGTCAATGCTTTTTTTGAGCAGATCGGAAATTTCGATCATTTGGTTGTAACGGCTATGGGAGACAGAAATATGCCGCGATCGCTTTTAGCAGAGATGACTACACAAACTGCTCAAGGTGGGATAGACAAATTCTGGGGAACGTTCTTTGCCGTGCGTGCATCGCTGAAAAATATAGCGACTGACGGCTCCATTACTTTAACATCCAGTGTCACTATGTTCAAATCTTCAAAAATGGGGGGGATTTCAGCGATCGCAGCCGCAAATGGAGCAGTTGCGGCGTTCGGGCGATCGCTGGCGTTAGAAATTTCACCAATTCGGGTCAATGTCATTGCCCCTGGAATAATAGAAGATACAAGTATCTGGAGCAGTCAAAGCGAGTCTGAACGCTCAGATCTAACCAAGTGGGCGATCGCAGCCTTACCTGTCCAGCATCTCGGGCAAGCAGAAGAAGTGGCGCAAGCAGTGTTAAGTTTAATGACGAATCCCTATGTCACAGGGGTTATTTTGCCTGTGGATGGCGGTGTAACCTTGTTGTGATCGCAGTTGGCTCAAATTATGAATTATGAAAAATAAATTTTCTGTAATTCAGCATTTAGGATACATAATTTATTTGATGATTAAGATATTTCAGTTGATTTTTCAAATATGCCTAGCCAAGTTCTTCAAGCTCAACCCTCAAAAAATGCTTTTTCAAGTTTTATTGAATTCTGGAAAGATGTCAAAGCGATCGCTGGTTCTTACTGGTATCCAACAACCCCAGGGGAAAGAGCATTTTCTGATGTGATTCGTTCATGGGGAATGCTGATTCTCCTGATATTACTAATAATCGCGCTTGTTACTACAACTGCTTTTGAAAGTTTTGTTGGTCGCTATTTGGTCGATAGTCTTATTCAAGAAAAAGATTATTCCAAGTTCACTAACACTTTAGCAGTCAATATTGTTGTGCTTGTCTTGGTAACGCTTTTAGTAGGATTTACTAAATTTGTCAGAAAACAAATCGCTCTTGATTGGTATAAATGGCTAAATCATCAAATTTTAGATAAATATTTAAGCAATCGTGCTTATTATAAAATTAACTTTAGAGCCGATGTTGAGAACCCAGATCAACGCATATCCCAAGAACTTGAACCTATTACCAGGAGTGCTCTGAGCTTTTCAGCTACTTTCCTAGAGAAAGTGCTGCAAATGATAACTTTTTTAATAATCATCTGGATAATTTCTCAACAGATCGCTGTTATTATGCTTATTTATACGATTCTAGGAAATTTAATCGCTACTTACCTGAATCAAAAATTGAATAATATTAATCAAGAGGAAATCGCATCTAAAGCTGATTACAATTATTCCTTGACTCACGTGCGGAATCACTCTGAATCGATAGCTTTTTTTCAAGGAGAAAAACAGGAATTAAATATAATTGAGCGCCGATTTAATAATTTTGCCAAAAATATCGACGACAAGATCGGTTGGGAGAGAGGGAGAGATATTTTTAGCAGAGGGTATCAATCTGTGATTCAAATATTCCCCTTTTTAGTACTCGCACCTTTATATATTAGAAATGAAATTGATTTTGGACAACTAGGACAAGCCGCTTTAGCTTGTAATATGTTTGCTATTGCTCTAGGAGAATTAATAACTGAATTTGGAACTTCCGGACAATTTTCTAGTTATGTTGAACGTTTATCTGAGTTTTCAGATGCTTTAGAAGCAGTGACTAAACAACCGGAAAAGGCCAGTACTATTAAAACAATAGAAGAAAACCATATCGCTTTTGAGAATGTCACCTTACAAACGCCCAACTATGAGCAGACAATTGTTGAAGATTTGTCCCTGTCTGTGCAAAAAGGAGAAGGTTTATTGATTGTTGGACCAAGTGGTCGAGGGAAAAGTTCTATCCTACGAGCGATCGCTGGTTTGTGGAATGCGGGAACTGGGCGTCTGGTGCGACCTCCTCTAGAAGAAATTTTATTCTTGCCTCAACGTCCTTACATAATCTTAGGGACTTTACGCGAACAGTTACTCTATCCGAACACGAATCGTCAAAGAACCGACACAGAACTTAAAGAAGTTTTGCAACAAGTCAACTTGCAAAACTTGCTGAGTCGAATCGATGGCTTCGATACAGAAGTTCCTTGGGAGAATATACTATCGTTGGGAGAACAACAACGCCTTGCTTTTGCAAGACTATTAATTACCCATCCAGGCTTTACTATATTAGATGAAGCAACCAGTGCTTTAGATCTGAACAACGAAGGCAATTTATATCAACAATTGCTATCGACGAAAACAACTTTTATCAGTGTTGGACATCGAGAGAGTTTATTTAATTATCATCAATGGGTTTTGGAACTAACACAAGATTCTAGCTGGCAGCTTTTGACTGTGCAAGATTATCGGCAGAAAAACGGCAAAGAAATTATTCCTAATCCTCCTAACAACCCTCAAATTACAATAGATGTTTCACCACAGAACCCATCTCTAAATCAACCAGAAACAAGCACAGTTTCAGGGCTTTCTCATAAAGAAATGCAGAAATTAACAGGCACTTCCATTAACACTATCAGAAGCAAGGCAAGCCTTGGCAAAACTATCACTACTAA
This genomic interval from Scytonema hofmannii PCC 7110 contains the following:
- a CDS encoding class I SAM-dependent methyltransferase, which produces MDKIEYINQFDSLILNPETRKIYGQKEFFNVGYWLSDTQNQEEACFNLMEKLLAFIPEKKGTILDVGCGLGATTGYLLKYYSPPDVVGINISTKQLERSAVNAPGCNLICMDAVQMEFEDNFFDNIICVEAAFYFDTREQFLKEAARVLKPGGNLILSDIIFENTQYFGDWIVTPKNIVKDIEEYKHLYQQTGFQLLEFVDLTDECWKNHFRFLKSWFVKEFEVGDVDEETYQVNVGAIDGLLNTSSIGYLLVSAKKPVKVI
- a CDS encoding SDR family oxidoreductase, with translation MFQLLSGKKVVIIGISSGVDLAIAQKMVEVGAKVILSHSSQEKLNEAMALISGEIEGKTVNVLNEDSVNAFFEQIGNFDHLVVTAMGDRNMPRSLLAEMTTQTAQGGIDKFWGTFFAVRASLKNIATDGSITLTSSVTMFKSSKMGGISAIAAANGAVAAFGRSLALEISPIRVNVIAPGIIEDTSIWSSQSESERSDLTKWAIAALPVQHLGQAEEVAQAVLSLMTNPYVTGVILPVDGGVTLL
- a CDS encoding ABC transporter ATP-binding protein/permease encodes the protein MPSQVLQAQPSKNAFSSFIEFWKDVKAIAGSYWYPTTPGERAFSDVIRSWGMLILLILLIIALVTTTAFESFVGRYLVDSLIQEKDYSKFTNTLAVNIVVLVLVTLLVGFTKFVRKQIALDWYKWLNHQILDKYLSNRAYYKINFRADVENPDQRISQELEPITRSALSFSATFLEKVLQMITFLIIIWIISQQIAVIMLIYTILGNLIATYLNQKLNNINQEEIASKADYNYSLTHVRNHSESIAFFQGEKQELNIIERRFNNFAKNIDDKIGWERGRDIFSRGYQSVIQIFPFLVLAPLYIRNEIDFGQLGQAALACNMFAIALGELITEFGTSGQFSSYVERLSEFSDALEAVTKQPEKASTIKTIEENHIAFENVTLQTPNYEQTIVEDLSLSVQKGEGLLIVGPSGRGKSSILRAIAGLWNAGTGRLVRPPLEEILFLPQRPYIILGTLREQLLYPNTNRQRTDTELKEVLQQVNLQNLLSRIDGFDTEVPWENILSLGEQQRLAFARLLITHPGFTILDEATSALDLNNEGNLYQQLLSTKTTFISVGHRESLFNYHQWVLELTQDSSWQLLTVQDYRQKNGKEIIPNPPNNPQITIDVSPQNPSLNQPETSTVSGLSHKEMQKLTGTSINTIRSKASLGKTITTKDGFTYRYNKDPKVLQWVRV